gtggagctctgattctccttctctctctctctcctatttctcccattcataaacaaataaaattttaggaaaaataaaaagaggtagGAAGTAAAAGAGCAAGAAaaatcctgggggtgggggggctggcgggtggcatacctggttgattgcacatgtaataatctgcaaggacccaggttcgagcccccagtccccacctgccaaggggaagttttgtgagtggtgaagcagggctgcaagtgtctatttctctccctctcggtttctggctgtctctagccaataattaaataagtaagtagATAGATAAATACAGAGTAGCAGTCCACAGGGCTCACATGTTTGAGACCCCAGAggctcccagttcagtccccggcacgaGCACATACCATGTGgcctctctgtccatctctgtcACTCCCATTCCATCctcataaagataaatatttattttactctttgccgccagggttatctgCCTACTGCTGGGCTCCAGCCCTGgatgactccactactcctggtgggtGCTTTTGAAGTTTGTTATTTTGTTCTTAGATGGACAGAGgctagacaccacagcaccgctccagcactcgtgaagcttctctgaGTGGGTGCTCCCAGGAGGTGACtgagggctgaaacccaggtccttgtgtatgataaagaGTGcactctaggggctgggtgggggcgcacctggctgagcacgcatgttacagtTCCGAAGAACCGAGTTCAAGtttccagaccccacctgcagggagggggaaagcttttcgagtggtgaagcagggctgcaggtgtctctctctctccctctctatctcccccttccccctgcaTTTCTATATGTCTatgttcaataaacaaataaagataattaaaactttcttaaaaagagggagtgggcagtagtgcagtggattaagcgcacgtggcacaaagcacaaggaccagcataaggatcccagttcgagccgcaGATCCCAAACTGTTtgttacatgttacagtgtgcaaggacccagggtcaagtccccaggcccgatctgcaggaggaaagctgcacaagtggggatgcagtgctgcaggtgtctctgtctctctccctctgcttctccatttctggcagtctctatccaacaaatacataaagatgattttaagaattaatttaaaaagaccaAGAACAAACCCTCTTGGGTCTGGGATGGGACATGGTGACTAATACGCTAGACTTGGACgtatgagttccagagttcagtcTCTGAAATCTCataggccagagtgatgctctggttttctgtcttgttaaaaaaaaaaatgcacttctTGCTcttaacaatggcaacaaatcccttaaaaaaattaaattaaagtgatctggaaggtggcacaaaggataaagcactggattctcaagcatgaggtcctgagtttgatccccagcagcacatgtaccagagtgatatctggttctttctctctctcctcctatctttctcattaataaataaataaaatctttaaaaaaaaagatttagggagttgggtggtagagcagtgggttaagcgcacctggcgcaaagcacaaggacgggttgaaggatcctggttcgagccccggctccccacctgcaggggagtcacttcacaggcggtgaagcaggtctgcaggtgtctgtctttctctccccctctctgtcttcccctcctctctccatttctctctgtcctgtgcaacaacgaacatcaattatggcaataatgataaccacaacgaggctacaacaacaagggcaacaaaaaggggggaaaacggcctccaggagcagtggattcatggtgcaggcaccgagcccagcaataaccctggaggggggggggggaaagggctATGGTGAAGCTAcggagcataatggttctgcaaagagactctcatgcctgaggctctaaagtcccaggtttaatccctggcaccaccatagaccagatctgagcagaggaCACAGAGGCTgtcctgggggtgtgggggggacccAAGGAAAGGCTGTGAGCAGGGGAGGGGCAGTGAAGCTAACGGGGTAGGGAGGGGCTGAAAATGGGCCAGGGACTAGAAGCAGCAACAAGGCAGGAGACTGGCTGAGGGCGGTGGGAGAGGGCTCCCTCTGCCCCCCTACCCACCGGGCACCCCTGTGTTGAATGCTGAGGACCCCCGAGGGGCTGACTTGGGGACCGCTCATCTAGTGAGGCAGCAGGACTTCAGGGAGGGTGACATTTGTGGAGATCTGGGAGGTGCCCTGACAGAGATGGGGTCCCCACCTGGCGCTGTGCTTCTAGGTCTGCCTTGTTCCCGACCAGCACGATGGGGAAGTCGTCGCGGTCCTTGACTCGGAGGATCTGCGTGAAGAGCTTGCCCACCTCGTTGAAACTGTGGGTCAGGCTGGTGGCGTGAGGGTCTGCCGGcacccagcccaccccacccccgtgccCGCGACCCGCGGCTGCTCACCTCTGCCTGTCGTTGATGGCAAACACCAGCAAGAAGCCGTGCCCCGCACGCATGTACTGCTCCCGCATGGCGCCGAACTCCTCCTGGCCTGCCGTGTCCAGGACTgtgggggcagggacaggggtcGCCCGCCGGAGCCCTTACTCCTGCCATGCTCTgcatctgtctgtccatccacccacccagccacatacactccatccatcctccagccacccactcacccactccaCCCATCATCCTCCATCATCCACTGTGCACTTAGCCACGATCTATCCATCCATGCACttcatctgtctgtccatctactcacctctcctccccactcactCATCCAAGCATCACCCATCTGTCCATTATCCATCTGCCATGACCCAGTTATCCAACGACACACCCATCAGTCTATCCTtaccccatccatccatccatccatccatccatcctccatctgtCCatgcacttacacacacactcctccACCCACcctcatccatctatctatccatcaccCATCAACTCACtgcatccatccgtccatctgtccatccatctatccatcaatccatcaatccatcatccattcatcaatccatcatccacccatccatccatcatccattaatccaccccaccatccatccatccaccatccatccatccaccatccatccatcattcatccatccatcctccatctgtCCATGCATTTACACACACACTCCTCCACCCACCCTCCTCAACCATCTATCACCCATCTATTCactgcatccatccatccatctatccatcattCCATccgtccatcatccatccatccatctatccatccatccatccatcgtccatccatcaatccatcatccatccatccatcatccatccatccatccatcatccatcatccatcaccaTCCAACcatcaccatccatccatcatccatcatccatccatcatccatccatctatccatccatccattcatcaccATCCATCACCATCCATCCAACCGCCCATGCATCTACCCATCAATATACTCACCCATTCCATGCATCCATTCACTCACCCACTGACTGcacccacccacctatccatccactCACCCAGGTACCCATCCATCATCTGTCCATCCACCCGcccatccacccaccctccccGCCACGCTCACTGTCCAGCCGGGCAGGGATGCCATCCACAGTGCAGATCTTCGTGTAGGAGTCTTCAATGGTGGGGTCATAGTCAGACACAAAGTAGGACTGGTGGGGCAGGGGGGGCGGTTACTACAGATCCCCCTCtgcactccccccccacccccgcataaAGTTTATccgttgcatccaggttttgtcACATTTATCAAATCACTTCCcttctctgaacctcagtttcctcatttggaGAACCAGGATAAGAATAGCCCTGCACTTAAGCCAGTGTTTGTGAAGTTGTTTCAGGCAAAAGCCCTGTGAAGTATTTGGCAAGATGCCTggacatagtaggtgctcagttATTGAGGGTCCTTGCTCAGATTATCAAGCATCTagactccccccctctctcctcgtcctcctcctccttactccttttccttttcctcctgcccccacccccacctccaagcAGTTTCCAGTATCTCCTCCCAGGGGAACGACCCGGTTTCAATCCGGTGGGGGAGAAGCTGCCCCACCCTCGGGTGGGCCCCTCCCTTCCTGCCTGGGTCCCTGCCCGCCTACAGCCAGGACTCTGGCCAGCTTTGGGTTAGCTCCTGGGTGCCAGGGGACCAGAGCTGGGCCTTTGCCTCCTCAGTCAGGGGCATTGCCAGCGGGGTCTCTAAAGGCACCTGGAACAGATGGTGGCTGTGCAGTAgcacctggggtgtgtgtgtgtgtgtgtgtgtgtgtgtgtgtgtgtgagggaggtctCCTTCTAGGATTTCTTAGAGGTTGCACgtggggagggtgtggggggggCTTCTCGAGAACGGGGTGGAGGCTTCTTGGGCCGTGGCAGATTTTCAGATATAAGGAGTGAATCGGCAGTGGGGGCATCCTTAGGGGGAATGTTTGTCAGGGAGGAAGCGGAGTGGGGGACAACGAGGGGTGTGTGTGAGGCCACAAAAAGTGGAGggaggacaagtaggggagaccCCCCCTCAGAAGCCGCTCAGTTTCATTTGGGAGAGTTTGTCACAGACTACAGGTGGCCCCAGACACATGTTTTGGAGGGGGTCTGTGAAACTCCCAAGGAGTGGGGTCTTTCTGGGGGCTTCTTCCGAGGAGACGATTTGGGGGCTAACCAGGATTCCTGAGAGGAGCTGGGGAGTGGGTGGAGGAAAGCTGGAGGTGCAGGAGAAGCAGGttttccctggggtggggggactccCAGGACCTGGCACAGTGGGGCTCTCAGGGAAGGCCAGAGGGCAGGATCTGATTGCATCTGATTCTCCTGggtcccttctccctctcaggGTCAGGACCGGGACCGGGACCGGGACCAGGACCAGGGTCCTCCACGAGCCTCGGAGGCAAAGTCTGGGCTGAAGTTTTGGATTTGGGGGAAGGGGATGAAACATCGACACTGCGGGGATCTCAGGGGTGCTGGGCACAGGTGCTCAGAGGGGAATCTGGGGTTCAGCATTTGGGGGAGAGCCCATGGGAGGGCTTACAGGCTGAATGGGGAGATTCTTCTGCACTGAGGGTGCACAGGGGGCGCCCAGGGGGCGCCCAGGGGCGGGTCAGCGCGGAGCAGGGTGCTGGGCACCCGGGGGGTAGAGGCAGCACCCTCCTGTCCGGGGTGGAGACCCCGCGGAGGTTACTCCGGTCACTGTCAGAAGCCTTCCTCCGAGGGTCTGGGGTAAGTCGGGGTGTCGGGgtatcccccccctccccagggctCCCGGGGCGAGGGCCCACTACCTGGATAAATTGGATGGTCAGAGCGCTCTTGCCCACGCCGCCGCCGCCCACGACCACCAACTTGTGTGTCTCGCTGGGTGGGGGGTCCCCGGGTCCCGGCCCCCCGCCCCGGGGCCGCCCCCGCCCCGTCCCGGACGCCGCCCCGCTGCTCATGTCGCCACCGCCGCCGCTGCCGCTGCTACCGCCTGGGGGGAACCGGGCGGGGCGTCGGGGCGGGGAGCGCTAATGAGGCTACTGCATAATCATGAGCTCCGGCCAGATGGGCGGCAACCTCTGGACAGCGGGGGCGGGGTCGAGGCAGGGAGGGGCGGGTTTATGCTAATGAACCAGGAAAGTCGCTTCCCTGCGGCGCTGGGGAATTCCAAAAGGGGCGGGGATATGCTAATGAGGGAAATGCGCTCCCGGCCCAACAGCGCCACGCGCTCTTCCTAGCCTGACCGTCCGAGGGCGGAGCTATGCTAACGATCCCTGAAATTTTTTTTGGTTGACGAATCGGGAATTGCCTTTGGGGAGGGGCTATGCAAATGAGACGCCTCCTGGGGCTCCGTCTCCGCGGCTTGGTCTTAGTGGGCGGGGCCGGGGACGCGCGCGGCCGTATATAGGCGCGCTGGGAGAAAGGAGCCTGTCCCCAGGGCAAGCTCCACCTCCGCCCTGGGAGTGCAGCCAAGCTCTCGACTCGGGCGTCTGGGCTGGTGTCGGAGTCTCCACCCGTTTAGGGACCTACGCTTCCGGTTCCCTCTGTTCCAGCCTAGCGGAAGACGGACTGGGATGGGGGAGACGGGGCCCTGGAGGGGGAGAGCAGTTTGggaaggggggcagggagaggccgTGAGATCATGCATTCCTAATCTATGAGCCAGCTTGCCAGAGCCAGGGCGCCCTGGGTCATGAAAGCCGGGGGTTTTCTGGATCTGGAAGGAGGAAGCCGAGGACCCAGACTCCTAGGTCTCTAGGAGAGAATGAGGCTGGAAACCTGGCTTCCAGGGAGGTGGAGATTCTAGTCCTGACTACTAAGATTCTACAAAGGAGCTGGGGCTCGGACTTGGGTCTAGGCCTTAAGAGGAGCGGGGATCCAGAATTCTGCACTCGAAGGCATCTGAATGGGAAATCCGAACACTTTGTGTGTACGTGTCATCACACAGGTGCTTGAGATCACATATGGCGTGAGGAAGGAGGTCTCGAATTCCCGCGACGGAGCCAAGAGAGTGGGCCTCCGAATTTCCCTGCTCAAAATGAGAGGAGCGGGAATCTGGACTTCACCGCGTCTAGATGAAGAAGGCGGCCTCGGAGCACTGGGCGCCGGGCTTCTAAATTTAGACCATCCCCACGGAACTACAACTCCCAGGCGTCCACCCGGCGAGGCGCTCGGACGTCACTTCCGCTTCCGTCGCTCTTCCCCCGCGCGCGCGCAGGGCACTGTGGGGCCTCCTCGCGGGCTACCGCAGCCCCGCCTACTTCACCTCTCACTCCCCACCTCTTGCTGGCCCCGCGCGACGGCGGCGCCGCGCGGACTACGCCCCCGGGCGTGCGTCGCGCGCGTCCCTAGTTCGTGCGCCCCGTTGCCTGCTGGGAAACCGAGTCCTCCCGAGGCCTTCCCTCCCGGCTTCGCGGCTTCTCGGCACCGCGCTGGGTACTTCAAGTCCCGGCAGGCTCGGCGGCGCccgggccccgcccccggccccgcccccggccctcGCGCCCCGCCCcatcccgccccgccccgcgccggGGCCGGAGCCGCAGCCTGAGCGGCGGGGTAAGATGGCGCTGGCGGGCCGAGGCGGCGGGGCTCGGGCCTTCGGGGTGGGCGGGGCGGAGTCGGGGCGCCCGTCGTCCCGGGGAGGCTCCCGGGGCGCCGCGGGGCTGAGCGGGGCGGCCCGGCGTGTGTCCGCGGCGGCGGGAGCGGGGGGCCTCCTGCTCCAGGCCCCGGGACGCGTCCCTGGGAGCCGCGGGCACCGGCGGAGCGTCCCCGGGggcgccgggccgggccgggccgctgCCCTTCGCCGGGAGCCGGGCGGGGGCCGTGGGGCTGCGCCGACCCGAGGCGGGGGGCTCCCCGGAGGGTGCGGGGCCAtcttgggctcggtgccggcGTGAAGCAGGGAGGCTGCGGCCCGGGGCTGGAGATCCGCCGCCCCGCGGGCTCTGGGCGGCTCGGGGCCCCGGGGGTGGGCGGCGACGGGGGCCGGGGGCCTCGCCTCGGGTGACAGAAGCGCCCGGACCCGGCCGGGTGGCCGCGCGGGCTCTGCAAGCATGCAGCAAACCCACATGCATCCCCTTCCcttgtctctccttcttcttcttcttcttcttctttccaaaTCCACATACGtgcatttccttttccttttttttttttttttttttttcttttttttggggtggTGGTGCTTTGAGAAGCCTGTGGGGAATAAGACAAAGAAGAGTCTCGGGGCGATCTCTCCAGCCCTCATCGACTGGCCGTGTAGAAAGTAACCCCGAGGCGGGGGGAAGAAGACCCCCGCCCGCCCGGGGCTGTGAGAGAACCAGATTCCATCCGCCAGGGTCCCTGCGAACAGTCCGGAGGGTCGTCCAGCGCAGCGGTTGCTTTCCAGACTCTGTTGACCCCGACCTACCGCGagaaagagcttttttttttttttttttttctccctaatttatttgttaaaaaaaattttttttttttttttttcctactgagaCCCGGTCCGTACCGGCGGCGCATCTACGGCCCACCTGACCTGACCTCTGGTCCTGTGAATTAACATTTCCACTCGGTCGCGGTGCACTGTAACGAATCTTCTTCCCTTGACGGTCCATCTGCTCTTTGTAACAAGCTATTTGCCAAGCGCTGACCTGCTGTCAGACCCTGTGGGTTGGGAAGCGCCGGTCTAGAGGGACCTAGCGGTGTCTGCAAAAGCCTTCTTCACGTCCAGAGGATCTAAGAAGTCTCAAATGTGTCCGCCAAGCCCGAGGCACGTTTCACTGAGTCCAGGAACATCTTTGCACCCAGAGAGGGTTCAGGGATCTTGTGTGTCTGCAGTCAGCAGATCTCGCCCGAGACTCTGTGAGGCGACAGCGTTCTAGGCAGTGAGGGGGACCCCACCCCTTGCTCCCTAGGTGCTGGAAAGTGACTTGAGGGCTGGCTGCTGTTGGCATAGGCCGTGGTCCCCTAGGTGAGCTAGAAAACAGAGCCGCAGCTTCCTAGAGGCCGTGGGTGAGTGGGGGCTGCAGCAGAAGTTGAGCTTTCGAGGTAGGAGGGAGGCCAGgagtcgcccccccccccctgcatagCAGGTATGCAGCCAGGGGAGTGGAGGGACTTTTAGGGGAAACAAGAGTAATTCTTACTACCCTGAGCACTTGGGCAGCAGCGCTGATGCCGTCTTGGAAGTCCTTCTCCTTTCATGTCTCACATCCCCTCTTGGGTGGACGGACACGCGTGCACACACGCACCACGCACACACCACGTCCGTTCACCGATGAGCGCAGGGAGTTGGGGCTTAGGCATTTGCAGGTTCGCAGTATTTCTAGGAACCTCCAGCATCTCGTTTCAGCAGTTGTAGGGGAGCTTGTGGCTGAGGAGATCTCTGTGTTATGTGgagcccgccccccgccccggtACCAGAGGAAGGCGTGCACCCACCGTGTTCTGTGTTCTCTCTCGGGGCTGTCTGTCGGCTTCAGCGTGATGGTTTTCAGCTACAGCccgagggagtgagagagaccagggcTCCGGAGCTCTCTGCAGGATGCGGGGGCCTGGGCTCGGACTGCGGCGACACACACGCTGTCCAAAGGGGCTGTTCTGCTGAAGCCCAAGATTTTTCTAGGACGCCACAGAGGCTTTTCGGTGGGCAGATGACCTGTGTGGCATTTGGCGGACCAcgttcgatttctctgtctctctgtctcctccacacTTAGAGATTAAAGTCCACGCACTGTGCCACCAAGTGGTGTCAAATTACATTTTCAAAGTGATGGGCCAGGTTTGTACTCCATCTTTGGCCACTGTGAGTGCTTAAAAGATTTATGTAGGGCCGgaatagatagcatgatggtgatgcgaagagactgtcatgcctgaggctccagagtcccaggttcaatccccccgcccccaccccaccatagtaagccagaactgagcagtgctctggtagaaatgactaggaaaaaaaaaaagtgtatatttGCTTAttaaagggagaagagaggagagagagagagagagcgtcaCTCAGCGTCACTCAAGTCCATGTGATatcagggcttgaactctggacctcatgctcggGAGAGGtggatgctttattcactgcgccacctccggggCTGCCCCAGCTGATCTCTGTAAACTTCTTTGGTGCCTCCACACAAGGCCAGTGGAGGCTTCTAGGCAGTTGTACAGTGTCTGTCTGAGGCGTGCCCGGCCCACCGCACAGACCTCAGCCTGAGCCAGGTACATCCGTTCACCCGAGGGACGCATTGCTGACGTTCCCACTCGGGGCCAGAAAGCCGTTCACCTGCTCGCGCGTGCCCTGCTGTGCacagcctgggttcaaggcccgcaAGGACCGCGGCGTTGGGGAAGCTCTGttgtggtgtgtctgtctctgtctctgaagaAATTCAGTCAGAGCAGTGCAATGAAGCAAACACGACACCCTCTTGTGCTCTCCTtcccgctccccccccccaaagaaataaaaatctcaaAACAGTGGGAAAAAGTCTTGgctctagggggtcgggcggttgcgcagcaggttaagcgcacatggtgtgaagtgcaaggatcggcctaaggatctcggttcgagcccccggctccccacttgcagggagggtcgatcgggtggagcaggtctgcaggtgtctgtccctctctctctgtcttccctcctctctccatttctctctgtcctagccaacaacaatgacatcaataacaacaataagtacagcaataaaacaacaagggcaacacaagggaaaaagtagcctccaggagcagtggagccccagcagtaactctggagacacacacaaaaaagtcgtGGCTCTCTGGCTCGGCTCCCGTGGGTGGGGCCGGTGAGGGGTAAAGGTTCGGTCGTGGGCGAAGCTGGGGAGTGGGGTGTTGTTGAACCGAAGCTGGGAAGGGCTTCTTTCTCTGGGGCGAAGGGAGAGAGCTCTCGCCCCTCTGGTGTCAGCAAGGGGCTGGTGTTCTGGCGAGGAGATTCCAGGAAGCATGCCCGGTTAGGCCAGAGGTTGCTTCTAGCCCCTCCCGTGCCCCCCAGCCTGGAGTCTGCGCCAACCTCTCTCCCCTTCATCCCCCAGGTGACCATGGAGGAAGAGGACGAGTCCCGAGGGAAGACGGAGGAGTCGGGCGAGGATCGGGGGGATGGGCCGCCAGACAgagaccccacactctctcctcctgccttcatCCTGGTGAGACCAGGGACGGGGGAGAGAGGGGCCAGAGGCCGGACGAGACTCCAGGGCTGACTcctgagatgggggtggggggggtctgtGGCAGCGGGTCTCAGGAGCAGAGCTGGGCGGACCTGTTTGCACGCACCCCCtgaccagcccccctccccctcttctacAGCGGGCCATCCAGCAGGCCTTGGGGAgctccctgcagggggacctgccaaaCGAGAAAGGTAGGCGCCCTGCTCCTGGCTTCTGGCACAAGGCCCCTGCCCCAGTTCCACCTTCCTTGTCTAATCATTGAAAacaagcagacacacacacacactgtgtatgTTAAccttatgattatttttttacgatttagttatttacttactagatagtgacagactgagaggggagaggtagagacaggcacctgtagacctaccCCACTGCTCtcagagctttcccctgcaggtggggaccaggacttagCCGGGTGCCGCACCATCTGCCCCCCACCTTGCTTTGCATTTTAACGAGAGACGGAggcaccagagcgctgctcagctctggcttgtgcagtgctggggatgaaacctgggaatttagagcctcgggcatggaAATTGTTTTTGCATAACACTTcttctactagcgtttgcccttcttccgtagccagtcaacagcgtcaggttgagcctgatgtcaagtttcgagacctcctttgaatctggagaggtggcagtcgttgactatgtgggtcctagtctctgcataaccactgagctgtctcctcagccctttggagttccttttgcttttttttttttttgcctccagggttattgctggggctcagtgcctgtgggatctctaagaatccactgctcttggaggcgatctccttccccccccccttgttgctgttgctgctgctgttgttggataggacaaagagaaattgagagaggagggggagagagagaaagacagacagctgcagacctgtttcaccacttgcaaagcaaccccccctgcaggtggggagctggggacttgaaccaggatccttgcagttctttttttatatatatttattttcccttttgttgcccttgtttatttttttttttattgttgttgttgtagtagttgttgctattgatgttgttagataggacagagagaaatggagagaggaggggaagacagagggggagagaaagacagacacctgcagacctgcttcaccacctgggaagcgactcccctgcaggtggggagccgggggctcgaaccgggatccttctgcttgtccttgtgctttgtgccacgtgcgtttaatctgctgcgctaccaccaccggactcctggatccttgcatttctgtatgtgcttaacctgctgtgccaacccactccccccactttttttttttttttttttatcagagtgctgctcagttctggcttatagtggtacaggggattgaacctgggaccttggagcctcaggcatggagggagtcatttaaaaaaggagacacgggccaggtgatggcgcacctggttgagcacgcaacattacagggctcaaggacctgggtttgagcccccgcaccccacctgcagggggaaagcttcatgagtggtgaagtagggctgcacatgtctctctgtctctctccctctctctccctcttccctctcaatttctggctgtttatatccaataatgaataaagattaaaaaaaaaaatcacaaaacacGGTTGCTTGAGGTCCCTAGTTTGATCACTGGTATTAtgtattccagagtgatgctttggttctcagcATTTGTGTGTTAATACATTTGTAAATTAATACATCTTTAGAAAAGGTTTATTTGGATGGGGGAATAGCTTAGTGCTTATGCAGAGagcctctcctgcctgcagctctgaggtcccaggctcaatccccagcaccaccatcagccagagctgaccagggcTCTGATGCCTGCCTCCTACCCCAACACAAAAAACATACATGAAAGACTTGCTGCTGTATATAGAGAGACGTGCTTATTATGTGTTTCTCacgagaggaagaggagacagcaCTGTTTGGCTCTGACACAGgcggtgctagggactgaacgcGTGGGCCCTGGCCTACAGGCTGGTGCTCTGACAAGCTGAGCCAACCCCCTGCCCCCTGTGCATTCTGTCTCCTAATTCTGCTCACAGACACTTGGCTGAGGCCTCAAGGCTGTCTGTCACCCTGCTGCCGGCAGGGGAGCTGACGGTGGGACCGACCTCAGTGTGCCAGAGAGGGCCCCTGAGCCAGGTGGAAGCCCAGCTCGCTTGGTcggggtgggggcggggtcaAGCTGCGGAAGCTCAGTCGCTGGCCAGGAAGGAAGCCACAGGGCACCGGGCGCACACACAGCCATGTGCacagacccgggttcgaggcctgctcctccccctgcaggggccaCATTTCATgagtgacgaagcaggtctgcaggtgtctcttgtccttttccTCAATCTCCActtccctccaatttctctctgtcctatcaagtaaaagtaGGAGAGGGCTGGCTgtcaagacagcataatggttatgcaaagagactctcacgcctgaggctccgaagtcccaggttcaattccctgcaccaccataaaccagagctgaccagtgctctgtgaaaaatgaataaatgaataagtgataatgagtgtttaaaaaaaaaaaaaagtgaaaataggagaaaagaaaagagggaaaaatggccctcGAGAGAGGTGGATCTTACTGCTGAAACCAAgcaccagagataactctggtggcaaagaaagaaagagggagggagcgagggtgGAAGGGAGAGAATGCCAGGTGTGGGGCTGGTGGCcgggggtgtgggtgggaggggaaggaggaggggcagcGGGC
The DNA window shown above is from Erinaceus europaeus chromosome 2, mEriEur2.1, whole genome shotgun sequence and carries:
- the RRAS gene encoding ras-related protein R-Ras isoform X2; this translates as MSSGAASGTGRGRPRGGGPGPGDPPPSETHKLVVVGGGGVGKSALTIQFIQSYFVSDYDPTIEDSYTKICTVDGIPARLDILDTAGQEEFGAMREQYMRAGHGFLLVFAINDRQSFNEVGKLFTQILRVKDRDDFPIVLVGNKADLEAQRQVPRSEAHAFSASHHLAYFEASAKLRLHVDEAFEQLVRAVRKYQEQELPPSPPSTPRKKAGGCPCVLL